In one Rhopalosiphum padi isolate XX-2018 chromosome 3, ASM2088224v1, whole genome shotgun sequence genomic region, the following are encoded:
- the LOC132927555 gene encoding lachesin-like — protein MACTALNSKDFNVLWIKVNKESSESIALSSGNKLIVNDPRLSLRQDMNSNRYILQINDIQETDASVYRCDVVIGINHKISAYTELIVRRPPFIYDNSTRSFVVKEGQLVQLECYAGGYPSPRISWRRANNAILSIGASMYRGNILKMPAITKEDRGTYYCVAENGVGKGARRRISIEVEFAPIITVLYTSLGQVLRANLDLVCHIEAYPQPAIAWLYNGIEIHNNKHYSISHSTTSDEISDTNLQIITINNHQYGYYTCSASNVLGSTEMTINVYEALLPECPPVCD, from the exons ATGGCATGTACAGCCTTAAATAGCAAGGATTTCAATGTTTTATGGATTAAAGTTAACAAAGAAAGTTCTGAATCTATTGCACTCTCATCTGGAAACAAACTTATTGTCAATGATCCAAGATTATCATTGAGACAGGACATGAATAGCAATCGATACATATTACAA atTAATGATATTCAGGAAACCGATGCCAGTGTCTATCGCTGCGATGTGGTAATTGGGATTAACCACAAAATATCCGCTTATACCGAGTTAATAGTGCGTAGACCcccatttatttatgataactcGACAAGATCATTTGTTGTAAAAGAAGGTCAACTAGTGCAACTTGAATGTTATGCTGGTGGGTATCCTAGTCCAAGAATTTCCTGGAGGCGAGCTAACAATGCAATTTTATCAATAGGTGCATCAATGTATAG AggtaacattttgaaaatgccTGCTATAACAAAAGAAGATCGTGGAACCTATTACTGTGTCGCTGAAAATGGTGTTGGAAAAGGTGCCAGACGTAGAATTTCCATAGAGGTAGAATTTGCACCAATAATCACTGTTCTTTATACTAGTTTGGGACAAGTTTTACGTGCTAACTTAGATCTTGTATGCCATATTGAGGCGTATCCTCAACCAGCTATTGCTTGGTTATATAATGGAAtagaaatacacaataataaacattacag TATATCACATTCTACTACTTCAGACGAAATATCGGAtactaatttacaaattatcacAATTAATAATCATCAATATGGTTATTATACCTGCAGTGCGTCAAATGTATTAGGAAGTACCGAAATGACAATTAATGTTTATg AAGCACTATTACCAGAATGCCCTCCTGTCTGTGATTAA